The DNA window TCGCTGTCAGGGGAATCCGCCGCGGTGAGCTACCCGAGACGACGTCGGTGACACTGTTGTTGGATTGCCTGGACCGAACGAGTCTGCAAATGCCCCAGGACGGTGTCTTTCGAGGAGGTGCCTCGGCTGCCGAGCGGAAGATCCTGCACCGGGAACTGATGACGCGCCACGCGGGGTGGCGGCGCAGTGACCCGGCGGATCAGGTGGTGACGGCGGTGGTCTGCACCGACGAGAGCGTGTCGAACCCTTCGTCGAGCAGCGCCTCCAGGTCGAGCTTGCCATCGGAGGCCGCCCAGCGTTCGACGGCGATGTTCAGGCAGTCCAGCGCGGCGGCGGCCTTGACCTCGAGTGCCAGCGGGATCGGTCCCGTCAGGCCGGCCCGCGCGGCGAGCGCGGCGGTGAGGGTCGGCCGCCAGCTGTGCGTCTTCTCCAGCTGCCGCCCGAACAGCGCAGGGGTATCGAAGATGAGTTGGGAGATGGCGAGCGCGCCGGCCGGGTCATCCAGGTAGTACTCGACGACCCCTTCCATCGCCCGCCGCAGCGCCGTCCACTCGTCCTCGGCGGGTGGACGGGCGCGCAGCGCGGCCGCGAA is part of the Nocardia sp. NBC_00565 genome and encodes:
- a CDS encoding TetR family transcriptional regulator encodes the protein MSGTARTRTIARAAVRADISQAAFELTRQRGFHNITVDDMAAAAGVSRSTLLRYFGSKEEAVLSAFDVHAVRFAAALRARPPAEDEWTALRRAMEGVVEYYLDDPAGALAISQLIFDTPALFGRQLEKTHSWRPTLTAALAARAGLTGPIPLALEVKAAAALDCLNIAVERWAASDGKLDLEALLDEGFDTLSSVQTTAVTT